A single Ziziphus jujuba cultivar Dongzao chromosome 11, ASM3175591v1 DNA region contains:
- the LOC107432530 gene encoding epidermis-specific secreted glycoprotein EP1 produces the protein MSQSPSLNMSLFSLFFLSLFLSHSQAQVPSTATFKFINEGEFGPLIVEYNANYRVIDVFNSPFQLCFYNTTPNAFTLALRMATTRSESLFRWVWEANRSNPVKEKATFTFTVDGNLVLADSDGRVAWQTNTANRGVVGFKLLPNGNMVLHDSKGNSVWQSFEHPTDTLLVGQSLKVGGVTKLVSRLSEKENFNGPYSLVMGPRGVDLYYKSKNSAKPLLYFSLSKRFSIFQNGPLEFVTLKNDPETVEGFAFDITLEYQAANTSLGRNLVLGRPKYNSTLSFLRLGIDGNVKIYTYYEKVDWGAWEVTFSLFDRDSTWENECQLPDRCGNFGLCEDNQCVACPLANGLMGWSKNCQPEKLSSCRESNFHYYKVEGVDHFLSKDTRGVAVKESDCRKNCSKDCKCLGYFYNQQTSRCWIAYELKTLKKVAKPTHVGYIKAPNH, from the coding sequence ATGTCTCAATCTCCTTCCTTAAACATGTCATTGTTTTCCCTATTCTTTCTCTCACTCTTTCTTTCCCATTCTCAAGCTCAAGTTCCTTCCACTGCCACCTTCAAGTTTATCAATGAAGGAGAATTTGGACCTCTAATTGTCGAATACAATGCAAACTACAGAGTTATTGACGTTTTCAATTCGCCTTTCCAACTATGTTTCTACAACACCACCCCAAATGCCTTCACTCTCGCCCTTCGAATGGCTACCACACGTTCTGAGTCACTTTTCCGGTGGGTTTGGGAGGCCAACCGGAGCAACCCTGTCAAAGAAAAGGCAACCTTCACTTTCACAGTCGATGGAAACCTTGTCTTGGCCGATTCCGATGGCCGAGTCGCTTGGCAAACCAACACTGCCAACAGAGGTGTGGTGGGCTTTAAGTTGCTTCCAAATGGAAACATGGTTCTTCATGACTCAAAGGGTAACTCTGTTTGGCAAAGTTTCGAACACCCAACAGACACTCTGTTAGTGGGTCAGTCTCTGAAAGTTGGGGGTGTGACTAAACTTGTGAGCAGGCTATCCGAGAAGGAGAACTTCAATGGACCTTATAGCTTGGTAATGGGGCCTAGAGGAGTTGACCTATACTACAAGAGCAAGAACTCTGCTAAGCCACTTCTCTACTTCTCATTATCCAAAAGGTTTAGTATTTTCCAAAATGGTCCTCTAGAGTTTGTGACATTGAAAAATGACCCAGAAACCGTTGAGGGTTTTGCTTTTGACATAACATTAGAGTACCAAGCGGCCAATACTTCATTAGGAAGAAATCTCGTACTGGGCAGACCAAAATACAATAGCACATTGTCATTTCTTAGGCTTGGAATAGATGGGAATGTTAAGATTTACACTTACTATGAAAAGGTTGATTGGGGTGCATGGGAGGTCACATTCAGTCTCTTTGATAGAGATTCAACATGGGAAAATGAGTGCCAATTGCCTGATCGATGTGGGAACTTTGGTCTCTGTGAGGATAACCAATGTGTGGCATGCCCTTTGGCAAATGGACTAATGGGTTGGAGCAAGAATTGTCAGCCTGAGAAGCTTAGCTCTTGTAGGGAAAGTAATTTCCATTACTATAAAGTAGAAGGGGTTGATCATTTCTTGAGCAAGGACACCAGAGGAGTTGCTGTGAAGGAGAGTGATTGTAGGAAAAATTGTTCTAAGGACTGCAA